GCTTGCTGTTATTGGCATTTATATGGTTCTATGCCATGATTACCGGACTTTCGCCCTGCATACTCCGCGCCGCAGCAACCTTCAGTTTTATCATTATTGGCAGGGTAACACAGCAGCAGTCAAACATTTATAACACACTGGCCGCATCCATTCTGTGCCTGCTCATAGTAAATCCATATTTCATTACCGATGTAGGCTTTCAGCTCTCCTACCTCGCCGTAATTGGTATTGTCGCCATCTATGAACCCATATATAAATTATGGCGACCACGATATAAACTGATTGAAAAAATCTGGTCACTGATTGCGGTGTCAATTACCGCGCAGCTCGCCACGTTTCCACTGGCATTACTCTACTTCCACCAGTTTCCGAATTATTTTCTTGCAACAAACCTCATTGCTGTTCCATTATCAACAGTTATTATATATTGCGGAATGGGCGTTGTCGGATGTTCGTTTTTCCCCTGGCTTTCCGCCTGGCTCGGAAAAATTACGTCATGGCTTATTTGGTTAATGAACACTATGCTTCACCACCTGGAAAGCCTTCCGCACGCGGTATCCAGAGGACTCGTAATAAACACCTTTGAAATGGTAATGCTGTATGCCGCCATTGTACTGCTGTTCATGTGGCTTATGTCAAAGAAGAACAACCTACTTGCGGCAACATTCATTTTATTCATTGGTCTGGCGTGTTCCTTTACATGGCGTAATTATGCTCACCATACTCAACGTGCAATGATTGTTTACAGCGTCGCTAAAAGTGCCGGTGCCGATCTTATTCATGGAAACACGACTTACTTTATAGCCGATACAGGTCTTATCAATGACCCGTCTAAGCAGGATTTCAGCATACAGGGAAACCGCTGGCATCGGGGCATAAAACAAATACGTTCGCTTCAATCAGTCACAACAAATTTCCCCGATAATGAACCCATATACTGCCGAAATAATTTTCTGAATTTCTGCGGCAAGCGTATTGCACTGCTCAACAGCTGCACTTCCAACACAAAAAAAATAAAAATCGATTACCTTCTTATCACAGCCAATATTGATATAAAAATGAATGAAATCCTTGCGCAGTATGAGCCAGGCCTCATAATACTGTGCTCCGCTGTGTCAAACAAAAAAGCGAGACAATGGCAAAACGAATGCAAAAAAGCGAGCGTTCCTTGCTATTCCGTAATAAACTCCGGTGCATTTGTGGCAGAATTTTAACTTTGCACTCAGCACACATAGATGGAACGCACAGAAGCACTCATACGAAAACAGTTCAGCTACACGCCTACGCCCGGTCAGGAAACCCTGATACCCAACCTCGCACGCTTCCTGGAAACAGATAAACACAACCCGGTATTCATACTCAAAGGATATGCCGGCACCGGTAAAACCACTATAGTGAGTGCGCTGGTGAATATGATTCACCTTATCGGGAAAAAAGCGGTGCTGCTTGCTCCCACAGGCAGAGCGGCAAAAGTATTCAGCGGATATTCAGGCAAACAGGCGCTCACCATACATAAAAAAATATACAGGGTGAGCACTGCCAAAGACGGTTCTGTAGTAATGGCACGACAACTCAATTTGCATCGCAACGCGCTGTTCATTGTTGATGAAGCATCTATGATTGCAACTGACACAAAATCATCAGGCGGTGAATTATTTGCCAGTTATAACCTACTTGAGAATCTTATAGATTACGTATTCAGTGGCGAGAACTGCAGCCTGATGCTGGTAGGTGACACGGCACAATTGCCACCTGTTGGCCAGCAGGAAAGCCCCGCGCTTGAACATGCCTATATGAAGCGCACCTTTGACCTTACGGCAGGAGTTTTTGAATTGAGTGATGTGGTAAGGCAGGCTTCCGATTCGGGAATACTCGCCAATGCAACACTGCTGCGTAATGCAATTAAGAAAAACAAAATCAGTTTGCCTTTGTTCAGAATTGGCGAACACAAGGATATTGTCAGGATTGGAGGTGCCGAACTCGAAGAGCTTCTGAATACTGAATTTGGAAATGATGACAAATCGGGTACAGTGGTGATTTGCCGGTCCAATAAACGTGCGAACCTTTTCAATCGTGAGATACGGTCGCGTGTTCTGTTTCATGAATCGGATATTGCAGCAGGCGATTTCATCATGGTGGTGAAGAATAATTATTTCTGGCTGCCGGAAACATCGGCGGCAGGCTTCATTGCCAACGGTGATATCATGGAGATTATGCGAATCCATAAAACCGAAACCTTGTACGGCTTTCAGTTTGCCGATGTAACAGCACGGCTTGTTGATTATCCCGACGAACCTGAAATTGAAGTCAAGCTGCTGCTGGATACCATAACATCCGAATCTCCTGCCCTGCCCTGGACCGAAAACCGACGGCTGTATGCAGAAGTTCTTGAGGATTACAAAGACACTGCATCAAAATTCAAGCGTCTACAAAAGGTCAAGACAAACCCTTATTTTAACGCGCTTCAGGTAAAATTTTCATACGCCCTCACCTGCCATAAAACTCAGGGCGGACAATGGAACACGGTGTTTATTGATCAGGGGTATTTTAAAGAAGACATGCTGAATGCCGAATACCTTCAATGGCTTTACACGGCACTTACCCGTGCAACGGGAAAGGTATATCTTGTGAATTTCAACGAGCTGTTTTTTATTGATTAAGAAAAGGCATATGTGAATGGTTACGAAACTCATTTCCTCTGTTCCAAAATAGGACACCCATAGCTACATAGCTTTACACATCATTGCCTGCGATCAATTTTCGTTGACAGCCCATGAACACGCTAGCCTTCCCAACAGTGTTTTTTTTCTTTGAACTTTTGCGCCCAAAAGTTCCAAAACGCTTTATTTTCCTTCGGAAATCAGTTTTTGCTGATTACTTTTTTAATAGCGTGACCCGCATTATAAAAATTTCGTACGTGAAACAAGGTTTATTATCAAGGGCGGGTCTGTGTAAGCAACCCTCAAGTCCGAATGCACAAAACTTCTATTATATAGAGTCCATTTGTGCTGTTTCGGACGGCTTGGGTTGCGTGATGATAATGAACCGTAGCTTTCACAGAAATTTTTATGCAGCGGAGACTTTTCTTTCGGTTCCTTTCTTTGGGTGGTGCCAAAGAAAGGAACATATTATAACTTCGTTTCATGCATCAGAACTCCCAAAGTTAAAAAGTATACCATAATCGCAAGGATTTACGAGGTATTTCGAAAAAGTGCGCAAAACAAAAAAGGACGGTACTCATCTGCATTATACCTTGCTTCCGGCAAGTAATCAACATGATGGCGTAATTACACGTAAATCCTCTAAGACAAGAAAAGGTTAACCTTCCAGCAACACCACGGCGTAAGCCGTCACACCTTCCTCGCGACCGATAAAGCCGAGCTTTTCAGAAGTTTTTGCTTTGACTGACACATTGCCCAACGGAATCAGCAGCAACTCTGCAAGTGATTGCCTGATGGCAGAAATATAGGCCGCCAGTTTCGGCTTTTCCAGTGTTACTGTGGTATCTACATTATTGATTGTATATCCGTTTTCACTGATTAGTTTTACTGTATAGCTTAGCAATACAGTACTGTCAATGTCTTTATATTCAGGATTGGTATCCGGAAAATGCGCGCCTATATCGCCCAAAGCGGCAGCACCTAAAAGCGCATCAATAATGGCATGTATAAGCACATCGGCATCGGAATGCCCCAGCAAACCCATAGTGTGCGGAATTTTCACTCCACCAAGAATAAAATCGCGCTTATCGGAAAGCCGGTGGGTATCAGACCCGAACCCGATGCGAATCGGCATTAGTCTTTGGATTTTTTCCCCTTCTTTTCGCCATCGCCGTTGTTGTTGCCTTTAACAGCATCAAAGTTGAACAAGAGCGTAAAGCGAAGTGTGTTTTCGAGCGGATTGCGCTGCTCAATAGGAATAAGATATGCGAAGTCGAGACCAAATACGCTGTAGCGTAAGCCTGCGCCTAAAGTGAAATATTTTCTGTTTCCTTTGGTAGCATGCTCGGCAAAGTAACCTCCTCTGACAGAAAATTGTTTATCATACCAATATTCCAGACCTACAGAGTAGGTAATTTCTTTCAGTTCTTCAGAGAAGCCACCCGGTGCATCGTAAAACGACTGCAACATACCCGTAACAATAGGCACATTAGGATCTTTGCCCTGAGCAATTATTTTATTGCCATTAACATCATACATATATTTTCCTGTACTGTCAAGCTGATAAACCGGAGGCGAGGGAACCAACAGTTTGTTGAAATCAACCATCACGGCAAGTGAGTTGAATTTATCGAAATTCATCAAAAACGACGGACCAATCCGCAGGTTGATAGGAATAAAGTCACGCTCAAGATTTTCGGTATACGATATTTTCGCACCAATATTAGAAATGTTGGCACCAAAGGCAAACTTCGATGCCATTTTACCCATTTTAAAAGGTTTCTGATAATACACGGAAACGTCGGCAGCACCGGTCTGTCCGGCTTTTGAAGCAGCACCTGCCACATAAATTCCTCCGGTAAGGTTTGAATAAATATAACGGAGCGCTATTCCTCCCGAAAAATTATCGGAGAATTTATAAGTATACGCCGCATCAACAGCAAATTCGTTCGGTTTGAATGAGCCTATTGTGCTTCCAATCTCATCGGTGAAGGTGATATTACCAAGAGAGAAATACAGCAGTGATGCTGCCAGTGTCTGCCTTTCATTGATTCTTTTATACACACCAAGATAGGCCAGATTAATATCGTTCACCAAACCGCGTAGCCAGGGGCTGTATGAAACTGACACACCAAAATCCTTGTCAATAAAAGCATATTTTGACGGGTTCCAATGCATGGAGTTCGCGTCGGGCGATGAAGAAACGCCTGCATCACCAAGTGCACCGCTGCGTGCATCGGGGGCAATCATAAGAAATGGGACGGCAGTAGTGATAGTATTGACCTTGTTTTTTAATATATCGCTAGTTTGTGAGCCTTGCGCGAAAACCGGAACAACAGCTATCAGCGCTACGAAGAATGCCAGAATATTTTTTCTCATTTTTGAATAACAGATAATTAGGTTTACAGAATGCAAAGATAACGATTAAAGTAAATTTATATTGTGCCTCACTTCAAAATAATAAGTTTGCCGGATTTTTCGAGGTGTACACCCCGATTATCCAAAAGTTTCACGCTATATACGTATAAACCTTGCGGAAGGTTACTTCCATAATCATTCGAGCCATCCCAACGTGCGGTAAAAAACTTATTATCGCCGTTGTCAATAGCGGCTTTAAGAGTTCGCACCGGCCTGCCCTGACTATCAAATATTGTAATAATTACATCGAGCGGAGCCAGCGTTTGATTGTGTTCTATATAAAAATCGGTGTATGAAATAAACGGGTTAGGGAAATTATAAATTTTACCCAGCTCCAGTTTAGACGCATCGGCAACAATAAATTCCGTAAAGGCTTCAGAAGTATTACCCAATAAATCAGATGCGCGCAACCTTATTTTATGCCTTCCGGACGAGAGGCTGAAAAATGGGAATGCAAGTGTTCCGCCGGTCCATGTATCAGCAGAGGGACGATAATAATCATTTAAAACAATCGTACTTTCATATCGTTCATCAAGAACGGCCGTGATATCCCTTCCCAGACCGGTGCCGTAAGCATCAATACCATTCGTATCATACAAACCTGCCAAAAGAACAGGGCTGTCGCCGGTAATATCGCCCGACTTAAATCCCGTATTGTCCAAAAACAACGTTATATCGGGACCTGCATTATCGGCATTTGCGATGCTGTCGTGGAAAAAACTAAGTTTTTCATAAACTCCACGGGCATCGCGTCCCGCAGATTTTGCATAATAACTAATCCGTGCATTACCGCTTCCAAATGAAATTCCTTCGGGCACAACAAAAGTGAAGCTAAATGCACCGTTTACAACACTGATACGTCCTTTATAAAGAATTTTATTTTGAATTTTGAACCACTGGTGCGAACTCCAGGGGTCATTGGCAAGGGTTAAATAATTGCACGGGATGTCAAAT
The nucleotide sequence above comes from Bacteroidota bacterium. Encoded proteins:
- the porV gene encoding type IX secretion system outer membrane channel protein PorV, translating into MRKNILAFFVALIAVVPVFAQGSQTSDILKNKVNTITTAVPFLMIAPDARSGALGDAGVSSSPDANSMHWNPSKYAFIDKDFGVSVSYSPWLRGLVNDINLAYLGVYKRINERQTLAASLLYFSLGNITFTDEIGSTIGSFKPNEFAVDAAYTYKFSDNFSGGIALRYIYSNLTGGIYVAGAASKAGQTGAADVSVYYQKPFKMGKMASKFAFGANISNIGAKISYTENLERDFIPINLRIGPSFLMNFDKFNSLAVMVDFNKLLVPSPPVYQLDSTGKYMYDVNGNKIIAQGKDPNVPIVTGMLQSFYDAPGGFSEELKEITYSVGLEYWYDKQFSVRGGYFAEHATKGNRKYFTLGAGLRYSVFGLDFAYLIPIEQRNPLENTLRFTLLFNFDAVKGNNNGDGEKKGKKSKD
- a CDS encoding AAA family ATPase codes for the protein MERTEALIRKQFSYTPTPGQETLIPNLARFLETDKHNPVFILKGYAGTGKTTIVSALVNMIHLIGKKAVLLAPTGRAAKVFSGYSGKQALTIHKKIYRVSTAKDGSVVMARQLNLHRNALFIVDEASMIATDTKSSGGELFASYNLLENLIDYVFSGENCSLMLVGDTAQLPPVGQQESPALEHAYMKRTFDLTAGVFELSDVVRQASDSGILANATLLRNAIKKNKISLPLFRIGEHKDIVRIGGAELEELLNTEFGNDDKSGTVVICRSNKRANLFNREIRSRVLFHESDIAAGDFIMVVKNNYFWLPETSAAGFIANGDIMEIMRIHKTETLYGFQFADVTARLVDYPDEPEIEVKLLLDTITSESPALPWTENRRLYAEVLEDYKDTASKFKRLQKVKTNPYFNALQVKFSYALTCHKTQGGQWNTVFIDQGYFKEDMLNAEYLQWLYTALTRATGKVYLVNFNELFFID
- a CDS encoding ComEC/Rec2 family competence protein; translation: MIHWNRFPLLRVLIPFIGGVGAALSMDRSFHIHIAVFIVLAFFCGLFSLFAYKWVQYRQRWIFGLAVTIFFLLCGFEITMQRTAKFNAGFPEKISEQSRFLAMRITEPISVKEKSCKAVVELLAISDSNGPQKALQWHVIKCNAIAYVAKDSMAEQLKYGDIILADAPLKEVAPPQNPYQYDYKSYLARKGVYHQVYIRNNKWRMLSRGHTNPIYKLSYSARDRLLSIFENNNLAGREYAVISALLIGYTDKIDPELMKDYSGTGAIHILSVSGMHVGVVFVVMNLLLFFLDKNKYLRILKGLLLLAFIWFYAMITGLSPCILRAAATFSFIIIGRVTQQQSNIYNTLAASILCLLIVNPYFITDVGFQLSYLAVIGIVAIYEPIYKLWRPRYKLIEKIWSLIAVSITAQLATFPLALLYFHQFPNYFLATNLIAVPLSTVIIYCGMGVVGCSFFPWLSAWLGKITSWLIWLMNTMLHHLESLPHAVSRGLVINTFEMVMLYAAIVLLFMWLMSKKNNLLAATFILFIGLACSFTWRNYAHHTQRAMIVYSVAKSAGADLIHGNTTYFIADTGLINDPSKQDFSIQGNRWHRGIKQIRSLQSVTTNFPDNEPIYCRNNFLNFCGKRIALLNSCTSNTKKIKIDYLLITANIDIKMNEILAQYEPGLIILCSAVSNKKARQWQNECKKASVPCYSVINSGAFVAEF
- the ispF gene encoding 2-C-methyl-D-erythritol 2,4-cyclodiphosphate synthase — its product is MPIRIGFGSDTHRLSDKRDFILGGVKIPHTMGLLGHSDADVLIHAIIDALLGAAALGDIGAHFPDTNPEYKDIDSTVLLSYTVKLISENGYTINNVDTTVTLEKPKLAAYISAIRQSLAELLLIPLGNVSVKAKTSEKLGFIGREEGVTAYAVVLLEG